Part of the Halanaerobiales bacterium genome, AGTACAAAGTCAGGGGATAATTCTTGCTGATAACCAAAAAATAATAAATATTTTTAGAGAAAAAAATAACACAAAAGTAGATCAGCTTCTTCAAGAATTAGAAGAATATCATGAAATTATTATTCATCTTGGCTCAAGAAAGGTTTTTGAGCGAGGAAGTGCCTTTTTTTATAAAACCAGTCAGGAAAATCTCAATTATTTTATAGAAGAATTGAAAAAAGATAATAAAAAAATCTATCTATGGTTTTTAGATAGTTTTGGGGGTAAAAACTTTCTTGAAATTTATGATCAATATCAGGAAATAATTGATGCAAATCACTCACAATTAGAAAAATTAGATTTAAATTATGATGGAATTATAGTTGATCTGGAATGGATAAATTTTGGTACAAAAGATAATTCTAAAAAATATCTTGAGATTTTAAATTACCTCAATTCAAAGTTCTCAGATAAAGAAATCTATGCTTTTGCCTCACTTTTAGATGATAATCTTGAAAATAAAAATAGAGGTTATTATGAAAAAGAAATGTTGGAATATCTGGATAACATAATTGTTATGCTTTATCTTAAAGATGGGGGGTATTATTTAGAAAATAATCAACTAAATCTTATATTTAAAAATGAACGAATAGAAAATTTGCGAGAATATTATAATAAAGAAAATTATAAAATTGCTATTTCCTTAATAGGAGGTATTATCTTAGAAAGAAATGGAAATTTATATCCTATAAAATCCAGTAACGAGTTTATTTATCAGCAAAAATGCGAAAAATTATATGAAACAGATAGAAAATACTATACAATAAAAGGATATGAGGCCAGACAAAATTTTTCCATCATCCGAGATGATGGAGTAAAAGAAGAAATAAAATCAGGCGAAAGATTACACTTTCTTAAAATAAAAAAAGAAAACTTAGTGAAAACAAATGATTATATCTGGGAATTCTTTTTACTAAATAATAGATTTTAATTATTTAGATAAAAAAGAACTTCCTTTTAAATAAAAACGCCATAGTTTATCTTTATATTCTTCTGCATAATCAATATTTATTCTTTTACCTGTCCCTATTTCAAAATTATTTTCTTCATCTTCTTTAATATATAAATGTTCATTAGCAGTCAGATTAATTCCATTTAATTTTTTGTTGATCTGAAGGGCCTGACATAACTTCCCCGGGCCATTTGTTAAATCTTCTTTTTTCTCACTCTTAATGTCTCTATTACTTTTAATAATCTCCAGCTCAGAAAGGGGTTCAACTGCTCTAATCAATACCGCTTCAGGCTTACCCTCATTTGCAGTTACTATATTAAAACAATAATACATACCATAAATAAGATAAATATAAGCTATTCCACCTCTTTTAAACATTGTCACAGTCCTTTTAGTCTTTTTATTACCATAAGCATGGGACGCTTTATCTTCAGGCCCCATATAAGCTTCAGTCTCTACAATCTTTGTTTCGATAATTTTATTGTCTATCTTTCTTATAAGTTTTTTACCAATAAGCTCTTTTGCTACAGTAATAGCATCCTCTTTAAAGAAATTTTCAGACAAAATCACAATATCTCCTCCAGCAGTTAATTTAGCGAGATTTTTCTCTCTCTATAATTTCAATTAATCCTTTTTTATATTTACTGTCATCTTTTTGGGTACGTTTACTATGAGATGGATGTCTTTTACCAGCTCTTCTCATTTTTGCATTATGATGTCTTCTCATCAGTAAATTATCTATATTATGTTCAGTATATTCTTTGCCATAAAAATTCAGAACATAAACACCTCTTCCAAGTACTAAAGCAGCCAGACCATAATCCTGAGTTATAACAATATCCCCACTCTGACTTCTATTTACAATTTCCATATCAACTGATTGATTTTCTGTATCCATCTTAATTATTTTACCATAATCAGAGTCTAACTGATGATCATAATCTACAAAAATCAGAACTTCAATTTTATATTCCTCTGAAATTTCTTCAGTTAAATCTATTACCGGACAGCTATCTGCATCTATTAAAATTCTAATAATATCACCTACCATAATTTATATAAATCTTCACGAAACTCCTCAGCTAATTCGAGAGATTCGTTACAAACTTTGACTTTATCTTTATTATCCAAAAAAGCCTTATGCATATTTTCTTTTATTTCTTTTTCTTTTTTATCACGCAAAACACTAATAGTTCTGGCAAAAAAAGACCAGTCATCTATCAATCTATGGGACAATTCTCTCCAATCACTGGAAAATCTGAGTGCCGAACATTTATCTTTAAATTTATCAATAAAACCATGACTCTCTTCACTCATAATCAAAGGTTTATAAAGTGAAACACAGGGATTAGGAGAAGCTGTCATCCAGATTATAAAATCATCAGCAAAATATTCTACTATCATAGAAGAAGTTGTTTCTGACTTAACCGCCCAGGCTGAATGCATACAAATAGCTTTTCTGCCTCTTTTTAATTTATTTTCTTTACTAATATGTGAGCGAAGCAACTTCATAATAGAGCTTAAATAAAAATCATTATCTTCCAGAAAATCATTAATAAAATTTTTCCTTGTATTCCCTTTAGCAAAATATGTTTTTAACTTGTTTTCATATTCATTCTTAAAATTATCA contains:
- a CDS encoding DNA-3-methyladenine glycosylase, which codes for MILSENFFKEDAITVAKELIGKKLIRKIDNKIIETKIVETEAYMGPEDKASHAYGNKKTKRTVTMFKRGGIAYIYLIYGMYYCFNIVTANEGKPEAVLIRAVEPLSELEIIKSNRDIKSEKKEDLTNGPGKLCQALQINKKLNGINLTANEHLYIKEDEENNFEIGTGKRINIDYAEEYKDKLWRFYLKGSSFLSK
- a CDS encoding YaiI/YqxD family protein is translated as MVGDIIRILIDADSCPVIDLTEEISEEYKIEVLIFVDYDHQLDSDYGKIIKMDTENQSVDMEIVNRSQSGDIVITQDYGLAALVLGRGVYVLNFYGKEYTEHNIDNLLMRRHHNAKMRRAGKRHPSHSKRTQKDDSKYKKGLIEIIEREKSR